Part of the Engystomops pustulosus chromosome 4, aEngPut4.maternal, whole genome shotgun sequence genome is shown below.
aagaagaggggagGCCAGGGGGAGCAACAGAGggacagaagaagaggggaggccaggaggagcaacagaggggaggccaggaggagcaaaagaggggaggccaggaggagcaacagagggacagaagaagaggggaggccaggaggagcaacagaggggaggccaggaggagcaacagaggggaggccaggaggagcaacagaggggaggccaggaggagcaacagaggggaggccaggaggagcaacagaggggaggccaggaggagcaacagaggggaggccaggaggagcaacagaggggaggccaggaggagcaacagagggacagaagaagaggggaggccaggaggagcaacagagggacagaagaagaggggaggccaggaggagcaacagaGGGACAGAAGAAAAGGGGAGGCCAAGAGGAGCAACAGAGggacagaagaagaggggaggccaggaggagcaacagaGGGACAGAAGAAAAGGGGAGGCCAAGAGGAGCAACAGAGggacagaagaagaggggaggccaggaggagcaacagagggacagaagaagaggggaggccaggaggagcaacagaaggacagaagaagaggggagGCCAGGGGGAGCAACAGAGggacagaagaagaggggaggccaggaggagcaacagagggacagaagaagaggggaggccaggaggagcaacagagggacagaagaagaggggaggccaggaggagcaacagaaggacagaagaagaggggaggccaggaggagcaacagagggacagaagaagaggggaggccaggaggagcaacagagggacagaagaagaggggaggccaggaggagcaacagaaggacagaagaagaggggaggccaagaggagcaacagagggacagaagaagaggggaggccaggaggagcaacAAAGGGACATAAGAagaggggaggccaggaggagcaacagagggacagaagaagaggggaggccaagaggagcaacagagggacagaagaagaggggagGCCAGGGGGAGCAACAGAGggacagaagaagaggggaggccaggaggagcaacagagggacagaagaagaggggagGCCAGGGGGAGCAACAGAGggacagaagaagaggggaggccaggaggagcaacagaaggacagaagaagaggggaggccaggaggagcaacaggaggacaggagactggGGAGCAGGAAggccaggaggagcaacagaAGGACAGGAGACTGGGGGAGCagggaggccaggaggagcaacaggaggacaggagactaggggagcagggaggccaggaggagcaacagaAGGACAGGAGACTGGGGAGCAGGGAGGCCAGAAGGACAGGGAAGTagggaggccaggaggagcaacaggaggacaggagactagaggagcagggaggccaggaggagcaacagaAGGACAGGAGACTAGAGGAGCagggaggccaggaggagcaacagaAGGACAGGAGACTGGGAGCagggaggccaggaggagcaacagaaggacaggaggagcaacagaaggacaggagactaggggagcagggaggccaggaggagcaacaggaggacaggagactaggggagcagggaggccaggaggagcaacagaAGGACAGGAGACTGGGGAGCAGGGAGGCCAGAAGGACAGGGAAGTagggaggccaggaggagcaacAGGAGACAAGGGAGCagggaggccaggaggagcaacagaaggacaggagactggaggagcagtgaggacaggaggagcaacagaaggacaggagactaggggagcagggaggccaggaggagcaacaggaggacaggagactaggggagcagggaggccaggaggagcaacagaAGGACAGGAGACTGGGGAGCAGGGAGGCCAGAAGGACAGGGAAGTAGGGAgaacaggaggacaggagactggggagcagggaggccaggaggagcaacagaaggacagaagaagaggggaggccaggaggagcaacaggaggacaggagactggGGAGCAGGGAGGCCAGGAAGAGCAACAGAAGGACAGGAGACTGGGAGCagggaggccaggaggagcaacagaaggacaggagactagaggagcagtgaggacaggaggagcaacagaaggacaggagactaggggagcagggaggccaggaggagcaacaggaggacaggagactaggggagcagggaggccaggaggagcaacagaAGGACAGGAGACTGGGGAGCAGGGAGGCCAGAAGGACAGGGAAGTagggaggccaggaggagcaacagaAGACTAGGGAGCagggaggccaggaggagcaacaggaggacaggagactagaggagcagggaggccaggaggagcaacagaaggacaggagactaggggagcagggaggccaggaggagcaacaggaggacaggagactggggagcagggaggccaggaggagcaacagaaggacaggagactaggggagcagggaggccaggaggagcaacaggaggacaggagactaggggagcagggaggccaggaggagcaacagaAGGACAGGAGACTGGGGAGCagggaggccaggaggagcaacagaAGGACAGGAGACTGGGGAGCagggaggccaggaggagcaacagaaggacaggagactaggggagcagggaggccaggaggagcaacagaAGGACAGGAGACTGGGGAGCAGGGAGGCCAGGAGGAGCGATCGAGACACAGGGGACCAGGAGGAGCGATAgtaaggacaggagacagcggtGTGGTggtgcagggataatgcacacagcgatgttacACTATGGAGATTTTAGCCCTGACCTGTCTCACATATCTGTTGTACTTATTAATATTTGGCTGCACTGTGTGATCATACAGGTGGCGTCCTCTAGTGGACAGTTGGCAAACTGCACATGTTCTGTAGTCAACATGAAGTGACAATGTGGGAGATGTAATGTCGGGCCGGTGATTAGACCAGGGCAGGACTAGACACTTCTCTGCTCCCtcatgatgaatctggcgcaggaTAACGCTGTCTCTTCCCTGCGAGGCCGCGCTCCTTCTAGGTACGAATGTCTAACAATGGTGTAGATCCATTCCCATCTACCAGGGTGCAGTTCCCCCCCTTTGCCAGTAGGGGTCGCTCTATGCCCCACAATGTGGTGACTGCAGCAGAAGAGGCGTCTGGAGATAAGAGAGATCCCATCAGATCCGTTACGGAACGGGTCACGTCACGTCTGCAATGCCAATGACTAAACCCTGATAGCAGAAGGGGCACTGGCAGGAGAGGGGTGAGCCATTCAGGGCGTAACGTGGGCACGAGACATCTAGTCACTCAATGGACAAACAGTATAGGGGATTGCAATAGTGGAGGGCGCTGAGTATGTGCCCTGGtgagtgtccagcagggggcgctgagtGTGTGCCCTGGtgagtgtccagcagggggcgctgagtGTGTGCCCTGGtgagtgtccagcagggggcgctgagtGTGTGCCCTGGtgagtgtccagcagggggcgccgagtgtgTGCTCTGGtgagtgtccagcagggggcgccgagtgtgTGCTCTGGtgagtgtccagcagggggcgccgagaGTGTGCCCTGGtgagtgtccagcagggggcgccgagtgtgTGCTCTGGtgagtgtccagcagggggcgctgagtGTGTGCCCTGGtgagtgtccagcagggggcgctgagtGTGTGCTCTGGtgagtgtccagcagggggcgctgagtGTGTGCTCTGGtgagtgtccagcagggggcgccgagtgtgTGCTCTGGtgagtgtccagcagggggcgccgagtgtATGCCCTGGtgagtgtccagcagggggcgccgagtgtgTGCTCTGGtgagtgtccagcagggggcgccgagaGTGTGCCCTGGtgagtgtccagcagggggcgccgagtgtgTGCTCTGGtgagtgtccagcagggggcgccgagaGTGTGCCCTGgtgagtgtccagcaggggcgCCGAGTGTGTGCTCTGGtgagtgtccagcagggggcgctgagtGTGTGCCCTGGtgagtgtccagcagggggcgccgagtgtgTGCTCTGGtgagtgtccagcagggggcgctgagtGTGTGCTCTGGtgagtgtccagcagggggcgccgagtgtgTGCTCTGGtgagtgtccagcagggggcgccgagtgtgTGCTCTGGtgagtgtccagcagggggcgctgagtGTGTGCTCTGGtgagtgtccagcagggggcgctgagtGTGTGCTCTGGtgagtgtccagcagggggcgctgtgcagtccTCATCCCTCACGCTCCATTAGACAAGTTTCCGAAGGGGGCGCCAAAAACCAATCCCATAAATCTCCGTCCGTCTCTCTGTATAGGGGACGGCACCGCTGATGTCATACAGGTATGTGGCAGAACGTCCACAGATCACCTGCCCCCGGGCATCTGCTGGCCAGGAGGGGGCAAACAGACGCCAACCTCCATGACAGCCGGGCACTAACACATCAGGTATAGACCGGGGCCCCCGAAAATGCAGATTGTGTGGAGTGAATGCAGgacatgtccttacactgctgggcACTGAGCCTCTGCACAGCCCCTCACAATGAGTTATGTGACTGTtgtagtatttaaaggaaatatcccagaatccatcctgatctttcttatccatggcctccatccttctaaaatcaactttcacaaTTATGGTAATAAGCCTGGGGGTGTTACccgagctcctctgtgctgcagaatcagcagctgttacaatgtgcaggagcacgTCCCCTAAGATTAAACCAGtcagaggggagacagtgtaacagcctgtaaagctacagcacagaggggcttcgGTAAcatttcaggttcattagcataaatttaaaagttgattttgtttttagaaggaaggaggacatggacaaaggtctgattacacatctctcgggGGACTATACCCAATGCTACTTGCTGAGGACATATCACCAGTACAACGctggaatagaaatccatatttcacagtcctgctgctactaacttcaTAAACAATGGCCTGATAATACATAAGAAACCTCAGTGTGTAACAGAATCATATTAAACCCCGTCGGATACTTCCGGATTACTTTTTATTAGTTCTGTATTTGGGGCTCTTCGGGACGCAAGGGGTTAAGCGGATCTTTGGGTGCACAGCTGCAGACCGTGTGTATTGATCCTGGACGGTACCAGGTCCGATGTGATGTATCCCCTCAGTGGTGAGCCCAGGGGTGGGGGGGGATACGTGGCACCTGCCAAGTGTAACTTTCCCTGCGGTGATGTGTTTGGATAAATGTGGCACCGCCAGGGGGGCAGACGGGGCGCCTTATCTCCGGGTCTGGGGGCCACCAGCTGCTGTACCTGTGCCCGGagtcactacaactcccagcagggtCTCTCtagactgtctctccccctctaaGGTCTATTTGGTTTCTCCAGATGTTGACCCAATAACAagggacagtatatacacacatatatatatatggggtcttATCTGTCTCCCCCCAATATGTAACAGTCTCTCCAAGTCTCGGGTTGTGTTTGCCCTGCAGGGGCctgtgactgtctctggctgTGTTTGCCCTCTGGGGGGTCTGAGGATGTCTCTCTACATGTGCCCTATCATGTTCTCTGGCAGTCTCtccttgtatgtggcagtctctccttttatgttgcagtctctctctctctctgtatgttgcagtctctctctctctcactctgtatgttgcagtctctctctctccctgtatgttgcagtctctctctctctctctgtatgttgcagtctctctctctctcactctgtatgttgcagtctctctctctccctgtatgttgcagtctctctctctctctgtatgttgcagtctctctctctctctctgtatgttgcagtctctctctctctctgtatgttgcagtctctctctctctctctgtatgttgcagtctctctctctcactctgtatgttgcagtctctctctctccctgtatgttgcagtctctctctctctctctctctctgtatgttgcagtctctctctctctctctctgtatgttgcagtctctctctctctcactctgtatgttgcagtctctctctctccctgtatgttgcagtctctctctctctctctgtatgttgcagtctctctctctctcactctgtatgttgcagtctctctctctccctgtatgttgcagtctctctctctctctctgtatgttgcagtctctctctctctctctctctctccctgtatgttgcagtctctctctctctgtatgttgcactctctctccctgtatgttgcagtctctctctctctccctgtatgttgcagtctctctctctctctgtatgttgcagtctctctctctccctgtatgttgcagtctctctctctctccctgtatgttgcagtctctctctctctctgtatgttgcagtctctctctctctctctgtatgttgcagtctctctctctctctgtatgttgcagtctctctctctctctctgtatgttgcagtctctctctctcactctgtatgttgcagtctctctctctccctgtatgttgcagtctctctctctctctctctctgtatgttgcagtctctctctctctctctctgtatgttgcagtctctcactctgtatgttgcagtctctctctctctccctgtatgttgcagtctctctctctctctctgtatgttgcagtctctctctctctcactctgtatgttgcagtctctctctctctccctgtatgttgcagtctctctctctctctccctgtatgttgcagtctctctctctctctctgtatgttgcagtctctctctctctctcactctgtatgttgcagtctctctctctctcactctgtatgttgcagtctctctctctccctgtatgttgcagtctctctctctctctgtatgttgcagtctctctctctctctctgtatgttgcagtctctctctctctcactctgtatgttgcagtctctctctctcactctgtatgttgcagtctctctctctctctctgtatgttgcagtctctctctctctcactctgtatgttgcagtctctctctctctctgtatgttgcagtctctctctctctctctgtatgttgcagtctctctctctctctgtatgttgcagtctctctctctctctctgtatgttgcagtctctctctctcactctgtatgttgcagtctctctctctccctgtatgttgcagtctctctctctctctctctctgtatgttgcagtctctctctctctctctctgtatgttgcagtctctctctctctcactctgtatgttgcagtctctctctctccctgtatgttgcagtctctctctctctctctgtatgttgcagtctctctctctctcactctgtatgttgcagtctctctctctccctgtatgttgcagtctctctctctctctctgtatgttgcagtctctctctctctctctctctctccctgtatgttgcagtctctctctctctgtatgttgcagtctctctctctctccctgtatgttgcagtctctctctctctctgtatgttgcagtctctctctctccctgtatgttgcagtctctctctctctccctgtatgttgcagtctctctctctctctgtatgttgcagtctctctctctctctctgtatgttgcagtctctctctctctctctgtatgttgcagtctctctctctctctgtatgttgcagtctctctctctctctctgtatgttgcagtctctctctctccctgtatgttgcagtctctctctctctctctctgtatgttgcagtctctctctctctctctctgtatgttgcagtctctctctctctctctctgtatgttgcagtctctctctctcactctgtatgttgcagtctctctctctctccctgtatgttgcagtctctctctctctctctgtatgttgcagtctctctctctctctcactctgtatgttgcagtctctctctctctccctgtatgttgcagtctctctctctctctcctgtatgttgcagtctctctctctctctctctgtatgttgcagtctctctctctctcactctgtatgttgcagtctctctctctctcactctgtatgttgcagtctctctctctctcactctgtatgttgcagtctctctctctctcactctgtatgttgcagtctctctctctctgtatgttgcagtctctctctctgtatgttgcagtctctctctctgtatgttgcagtctctctctctgtatgttgcagtctctctctctgtatgttgcagtctctctctctctctgtatgttgcagtctctctctctctctgtatgttgcagtctctctctctccctgtatgttgcagtctctctctctccctgtatgttgcagtctctctctctccctgtatgttgcagtctctctcactctgtatgttgcagtctctctctctccctgtatgttgcagtctctctctctctctctctgtatgttgcagtctctctctctctctctctgtatgttgcagtctctctctctctcactctgtatgttgcagtctctctctctctcactctgtatgttgcagtctctctctctctctgtatgttgcagtctctctctctctctctctctctctctctctctccctgtatgttgcagtctctctctctccctgtatgttgcagtctctctctctctctgtatgttgcagtctctctctctccctgtatgttgcagtctctctctctccctgtatgttgcagtctctctctctctctgtatgttgcagtctctctctctctctgtatgttgcagtctctctctctctctgtatgttgcagtctctctctctctctgtatgttgcagtctctctctctctctgtatgttgcagtctctctctctctctgtatgttgcagtctctctctctctctgtatgttgcagtctctctctctctctgtatgttgcagtctctctctctctctctgtatgttgcagtctctctctctctctctgtatgttgcagtctctctctctccctgtatgttgcagtctctctctctctctgtatgttgcagtctctctctctctctgtatgttgcagtctctctctctctctgtatgttgcagtctctctctctctctgtatgttgcagtctctctctctctctgtatgttgcagtctctctctctctctgtatgttgcagtctctctctctctctgtatgttgcagtctctctctctctctgtatgttgcagtctctctctctccctgtatgttgcagtctctctctctctgtgttgcagtctctctctctccctgtatgttgcagtctctctctctctccctgtatgttgcagtctctctctctccctgtatgttgcagtctctctctctctccctgtatgttgcagtctctctctgtatgttgcagtctctctctctctccctgtatgttgcagtctctctctctctctgtatgttgcagtctctctctctctctctctctgtatgttgcagtctctctctctccctgtatgttgcagtctctctctctctctctctgtatgttgcagtctctctctctctctctctgtatgttgcagtctctctctctctccctgtatgttgcagtctctctctctctctctctgtatgttgcagtctctctctctcactctgtatgttgcagtctctctctctctctgtatgttgcagtctctctctctctctctgtatgttgcagtctctctctctccctgtatgttgcagtctctctctctccctgtatgttgcagtctct
Proteins encoded:
- the LOC140125861 gene encoding uncharacterized protein, translated to MLTSFTCALPSSRRGEARRSNRGTEEEGRPGGATEGQKKRGGQEEQQKDRRRGEARRSNRRTGDWGAGRPGGATEGQETGGAGRPGGATGGQETRGAGRPGGATEGQETGEQGGQKDREVGRPGGATGGQETRGAGRPGGATEGQETRGAGRPGGATEGQETGSREARRSNRRTGGATEGQETRGAGRPGGATGGQETRGAGRPGGATEGQETGEQGGQKDREVGRPGGATGDKGAGRPGGATEGQETGGAVRTGGATEGQETRGAGRPGGATGGQETRGAGRPGGATEGQETGEQGGQKDREVGRTGGQETGEQGGQEEQQKDRRRGEARRSNRRTGDWGAGRPGRATEGQETGSREARRSNRRTGD